One Ictalurus furcatus strain D&B chromosome 21, Billie_1.0, whole genome shotgun sequence genomic region harbors:
- the LOC128624680 gene encoding protein BTG1-like, whose translation MKAEVSTAVNFITTLLRGTGLLSEEQLQHFRHSLEEALGEHYEDHWFPDAPFRGSGYRCIRINHKMDPLVGKAAYTIGLSGKQLLSLLPCQLTMWVDPYEVSYRIGEDGSIGVLYESTPPPETHLNSVDSCKEKLRLGHSRTVMTVSS comes from the exons ATGAAAGCCGAGGTGTCCACAGCTGTGAACTTTATTACCACGTTACTGAGAGGAACAGGACTTCTGTCTGAAGAACAACTCCAACACTTCAGACATTCTCTGGAAGAGGCTTTAGGAG AGCATTATGAGGACCACTGGTTTCCCGACGCACCGTTTAGAGGTTCGGGATATCGCTGTATCCGGATCAATCACAAGATGGACCCGCTAGTAGGGAAGGCCGCTTACACCATCGGCCTTAGCGGGAAGCAGCTTTTATCCCTCTTACCCTGCCAGCTTACGATGTGGGTCGACCCCTACGAAGTGTCGTATCGTATAGGGGAGGACGGGTCCATTGGTGTACTGTATGAGTCCACACCGCCGCCGGAGACTCATCTGAACTCTGTGGACAGCTGCAAAGAGAAACTGAGACTGGGTCACTCGAGGACTGTGATGACTGTCTCCAGCTAA